One Paraburkholderia dioscoreae DNA segment encodes these proteins:
- a CDS encoding acyl-CoA thioesterase produces MSDFHAVFEMSMPIRWGDMDAFGHVNNTVYFRYMEQVRISWFEQLGLAGSNADGQGPVIVNASMEFLKQLHYPGDVIGRMTVATPGRSSFDTGFELVRADDPITVYARGAARCVWIDYAAGKSVPVPDLLRATIERAALVKAA; encoded by the coding sequence ATGAGCGATTTTCACGCTGTTTTTGAGATGTCGATGCCGATCCGCTGGGGCGATATGGACGCGTTCGGCCATGTGAACAACACGGTCTATTTCCGCTACATGGAGCAGGTGCGGATTTCCTGGTTCGAGCAGTTGGGTCTGGCCGGCAGCAATGCCGACGGACAGGGGCCGGTGATCGTCAATGCTTCGATGGAGTTTCTCAAGCAGCTGCACTATCCCGGCGACGTGATCGGCCGGATGACAGTGGCTACGCCCGGCCGCAGCAGCTTCGACACGGGGTTTGAACTCGTGCGCGCCGACGATCCGATTACCGTGTATGCGCGCGGCGCCGCACGCTGCGTGTGGATCGATTACGCGGCCGGCAAGTCGGTGCCAGTGCCTGACTTGCTGCGCGCAACCATCGAGCGCGCCGCGCTGGTGAAGGCAGCCTGA
- a CDS encoding LuxR C-terminal-related transcriptional regulator has translation MPALDYKTAFHLAPIGLVLSRERIIEDCNDELASIFGCTRESLLGQSFQVLYPSTDEFERIGARIPPIMTAQGSYADDRIMKRANGELFWCHVTGRAQERADAHAAGVWTFEDLSATRRVAVELTPREREIAAQLVTGKTSKQIGRVLDISPRTVDVYRARLMRKYDTGNATELLQRLLGH, from the coding sequence ATGCCCGCACTGGATTACAAAACAGCGTTCCACCTCGCTCCGATCGGACTCGTGCTGTCGCGCGAACGGATTATCGAAGACTGCAATGACGAGCTCGCGTCGATTTTCGGCTGCACGCGCGAGTCGCTGCTCGGCCAGTCGTTCCAGGTGCTGTACCCGTCCACGGACGAATTCGAGCGGATCGGCGCGCGGATTCCACCGATCATGACCGCGCAAGGCAGTTACGCGGACGACCGCATCATGAAGCGGGCTAACGGAGAACTGTTCTGGTGCCATGTGACAGGCCGCGCGCAGGAACGCGCCGATGCGCACGCCGCGGGCGTCTGGACCTTCGAGGATTTGAGCGCGACGCGGCGCGTGGCGGTCGAACTGACGCCGCGCGAACGCGAAATCGCCGCGCAACTGGTCACGGGGAAAACCAGCAAACAGATCGGCCGCGTGCTGGATATCAGCCCGCGCACGGTGGATGTCTACCGCGCGCGGCTGATGCGCAAATACGATACGGGTAACGCGACGGAGCTATTGCAGCGCCTGCTCGGGCATTGA
- a CDS encoding ADP-heptose--LPS heptosyltransferase, translated as MTDFGAEPAASRLADLRARAAAPHATAADCLAFGQTLLQHAGRDKASQREALVALVRAYQLDPFCEPTLLHTIAQTAFVLRDWALVDSATGLLLSHHAEDANALIWRAAAVQQRDDFASAEALLREAVRVVPGNPVALHKLALCVKEQARFAEAEALLRQVLVLSPENAHALFDLSELEIRSGRFAEGWAHYESRVAFAGGELNNAQQALAAISAPWQGESLAGRTLVVYGEQGNGDCLWAVRFLPMLAERARREGGRVIFGHDGPLRHLFERMLPADLPLETSLETRPDFHCGLVSLPLRLGIFDATGWGAPYLSADPTLRQTWRERVDVHTAGKLGKCGNRKVGLVWNGNPDHIRDMRRSVPVGQIEPLLNVAGVSYFALSPGRAETVAQWRAKGFDIVDLTHHFQSGFDDVAALLANLDLVVTIDSGPAHLAGALGVPTCLMIDHVSAWFWGDGSPVTAWYDSIELVRQPRVGDWAPVVAKVRERIEAVGRS; from the coding sequence ATGACTGATTTCGGCGCCGAGCCGGCAGCAAGCCGCCTCGCGGATCTGCGCGCGCGTGCCGCCGCACCCCATGCCACCGCTGCCGACTGCCTGGCGTTCGGCCAGACGCTGTTGCAACACGCGGGGCGCGACAAGGCGAGCCAACGTGAGGCGCTTGTTGCGCTGGTGCGTGCATACCAACTCGATCCATTCTGCGAACCCACGCTGTTGCATACGATCGCGCAAACGGCCTTCGTGTTGCGCGACTGGGCGCTGGTCGACTCCGCCACCGGGCTGCTGCTCTCGCACCATGCCGAAGATGCCAATGCGCTGATCTGGCGCGCGGCGGCCGTGCAGCAACGCGACGACTTCGCCAGCGCCGAGGCGCTGTTGCGCGAAGCCGTGCGCGTCGTGCCCGGCAATCCGGTGGCGCTGCACAAGTTGGCGTTGTGCGTCAAGGAACAGGCGCGGTTTGCTGAGGCCGAGGCGTTGCTCCGGCAAGTCCTGGTGCTCTCGCCGGAGAATGCCCATGCGTTGTTCGATCTGTCGGAACTCGAAATTCGCAGCGGACGTTTCGCCGAGGGCTGGGCGCATTACGAATCGCGCGTCGCGTTTGCCGGCGGCGAACTGAATAATGCGCAACAGGCGCTCGCCGCGATCAGTGCGCCCTGGCAGGGTGAGTCGCTTGCCGGCAGGACGCTAGTGGTCTATGGCGAGCAAGGCAATGGCGATTGCCTCTGGGCAGTGCGCTTTTTGCCGATGCTGGCCGAGCGGGCGCGGCGCGAGGGCGGCCGGGTGATTTTCGGTCACGACGGGCCGTTGCGCCATCTGTTCGAACGGATGCTGCCCGCTGATCTTCCACTCGAGACGAGTCTGGAGACACGCCCTGATTTTCACTGCGGGCTGGTGAGCCTGCCGCTGCGGCTCGGCATTTTCGACGCAACGGGGTGGGGCGCTCCGTACTTGAGCGCTGATCCAACGCTCAGGCAGACATGGCGCGAGCGAGTCGATGTGCACACGGCCGGCAAACTCGGCAAATGCGGCAATCGAAAGGTCGGGCTGGTGTGGAACGGCAATCCGGACCACATCCGCGACATGCGGCGGTCGGTGCCCGTCGGGCAAATCGAACCGCTGCTGAACGTAGCTGGCGTGAGCTATTTTGCTTTGTCGCCGGGACGCGCAGAGACGGTCGCGCAGTGGCGTGCCAAGGGTTTCGACATCGTCGATCTTACGCATCATTTTCAGTCCGGCTTCGACGATGTCGCGGCGTTGCTGGCGAATCTGGATCTCGTGGTCACGATCGATAGCGGGCCCGCGCATCTGGCGGGGGCGCTCGGCGTACCGACCTGTCTGATGATCGATCACGTTTCCGCGTGGTTCTGGGGCGACGGATCCCCAGTGACGGCCTGGTACGATTCGATCGAACTGGTTCGACAGCCGCGCGTCGGCGACTGGGCGCCGGTCGTGGCGAAAGTGCGGGAGCGGATTGAAGCGGTGGGGCGGAGTTGA
- the aroC gene encoding chorismate synthase, producing MSGNTLGTLFTVTTFGESHGPAIGCVIDGCPPGLALNEADIQLELDRRKPGTSRHVTQRQEEDKVEILAGVFEGQTTGAPIALLIRNTDQRSKDYGNIADTFRPGHADYTYWQKYGIRDYRGGGRSSARLTAPTVAAGAVAKKWLREKFGTEIRGYMAALGEIDVPFVDWAHVRENPFFVPNEQIVPQLEAYMDALRKEGDSIGARINIVASGVPVGLGEPLFDRLDADIAHAMMGINAVKGVEIGAGFASVAQRGSVHGDELTPEGFVGNHAGGVLGGISTGQDITVSIAIKPTSSIRTPRRSIDKAGQPAVVETFGRHDPCVGIRATPIAESMLALVLIDHALRHRAQCGDVSVSTPKIAASAP from the coding sequence ATGTCCGGCAACACGCTCGGTACGCTTTTCACTGTCACGACCTTCGGCGAATCGCACGGTCCCGCTATCGGCTGCGTGATCGACGGCTGCCCGCCGGGCCTGGCGCTCAACGAAGCCGACATCCAGCTGGAACTCGACCGCCGCAAGCCCGGCACGTCGCGCCATGTCACGCAGCGTCAGGAAGAAGACAAGGTCGAGATCCTGGCGGGCGTGTTCGAAGGTCAGACCACCGGCGCGCCGATCGCGCTCCTGATCCGCAACACGGACCAGCGCAGCAAGGACTACGGCAACATTGCCGACACGTTCCGCCCGGGCCACGCCGACTACACCTACTGGCAGAAGTACGGCATTCGCGACTATCGCGGCGGCGGCCGTTCGTCGGCCCGTCTCACGGCGCCGACGGTGGCCGCGGGCGCGGTTGCGAAGAAGTGGCTGCGCGAGAAATTCGGCACGGAAATTCGCGGCTATATGGCCGCGCTCGGTGAGATCGACGTGCCGTTCGTCGACTGGGCGCACGTGCGCGAAAACCCGTTCTTCGTGCCCAACGAGCAGATCGTGCCGCAACTGGAAGCGTATATGGACGCGCTGCGCAAGGAGGGCGACTCGATCGGCGCGCGCATCAACATCGTGGCGTCCGGCGTGCCGGTCGGCCTCGGCGAGCCGCTGTTCGACCGCCTCGACGCGGACATTGCGCATGCCATGATGGGCATCAACGCGGTGAAGGGCGTCGAAATCGGCGCGGGCTTCGCGAGCGTCGCGCAACGTGGTTCGGTGCACGGCGACGAATTGACGCCGGAGGGCTTCGTCGGCAATCACGCGGGCGGTGTGCTCGGCGGTATTTCGACCGGGCAGGACATCACGGTGTCGATCGCGATCAAGCCGACTTCTAGCATTCGTACGCCGCGCCGCTCCATCGACAAGGCGGGGCAACCGGCTGTCGTCGAAACATTCGGGCGGCATGACCCGTGCGTCGGCATTCGCGCCACGCCGATCGCTGAATCGATGCTCGCGCTGGTGCTGATCGACCACGCGCTGCGCCATCGCGCGCAATGCGGCGACGTGTCCGTCAGCACGCCGAAGATCGCGGCGAGCGCGCCTTAA
- a CDS encoding CoA transferase subunit A, with the protein MNKVYPGAAEALKDIVKDGQTFAVGGFGLCGIPEALIGALRDSNVQGITCISNNAGVDGFGLGLLLETRQVKKMISSYVGENKEFERQYLAGELELEFTPQGTLAEKLRAGGSGIPAFFTNTGYGTLIAEGKETRQFGENHYVLEHSLTADVALVKAWKADKSGNLIYRRTARNFNPMCAMAGKITVAEVEEIVEVGELDPDAIHTPGIFVQRIVLNAHPEKRIEQRVVRAKGD; encoded by the coding sequence ATGAACAAGGTCTATCCAGGCGCCGCCGAGGCGCTGAAAGACATCGTCAAGGACGGGCAGACGTTTGCCGTGGGCGGCTTCGGGCTGTGCGGCATTCCCGAGGCGCTGATCGGCGCACTGCGCGATTCGAACGTGCAGGGCATCACCTGTATCAGCAACAACGCGGGCGTCGACGGTTTCGGCCTCGGTCTGCTGCTCGAAACGCGTCAGGTCAAGAAGATGATCTCGTCGTATGTCGGCGAGAACAAGGAGTTCGAGCGCCAGTATCTGGCCGGCGAACTCGAGCTCGAATTCACGCCGCAAGGCACGCTCGCCGAGAAGCTGCGCGCGGGCGGTTCGGGCATTCCGGCGTTCTTCACCAATACCGGCTACGGCACGCTGATCGCCGAAGGCAAGGAAACCCGCCAGTTCGGCGAAAACCACTACGTGCTCGAACACTCGCTGACGGCCGACGTGGCGCTGGTCAAGGCGTGGAAGGCCGACAAATCGGGCAACCTGATCTACCGCCGCACCGCGCGCAACTTCAACCCCATGTGCGCGATGGCCGGCAAGATCACCGTCGCGGAAGTCGAAGAAATCGTCGAAGTGGGCGAACTCGATCCGGACGCGATCCATACGCCAGGCATCTTCGTGCAGCGCATCGTGCTCAATGCGCATCCGGAAAAACGCATCGAACAACGCGTCGTCCGCGCGAAAGGAGACTGA
- a CDS encoding SDR family oxidoreductase yields MGRSINLEGKVALITGASSGLGKRFAQVLSQAGAKVVLASRRTERLKELRAEIEASGGAAHVVSLDVTDYQSIKSAVAHAETEAGTIDILVNNSGVSTTQKLSEVTPADFEYVFDTNTRGAFFVAQEVAKRMIMRGNNAQKPSYRIINIASMAGLRVLPQIGLYSISKAAVVHMTKAMALEWGKHGINVNAICPGYIDTELNHHHWSTEQGQKLVSMLPRHRVGKPDDLDGLLLLLAADESQFINGSVIAADDGFGLS; encoded by the coding sequence ATGGGCCGTTCGATTAATCTGGAAGGCAAGGTTGCGCTGATCACCGGCGCTTCGAGCGGGTTGGGAAAGCGCTTTGCGCAAGTGTTGTCGCAGGCGGGCGCCAAGGTCGTGCTGGCGAGCCGCCGAACCGAGCGTCTGAAGGAATTGCGCGCCGAGATCGAGGCGTCCGGCGGCGCGGCGCACGTCGTGTCGCTCGACGTCACGGATTATCAGAGCATCAAGTCGGCCGTCGCCCATGCGGAAACCGAGGCCGGCACGATCGACATCCTGGTGAACAATTCGGGCGTGTCGACCACGCAGAAGCTCTCCGAGGTCACGCCCGCAGACTTCGAATACGTGTTCGATACCAACACGCGCGGCGCGTTCTTCGTCGCCCAGGAGGTCGCCAAGCGCATGATCATGCGCGGCAACAACGCGCAGAAACCGTCGTACCGGATCATCAATATCGCGTCGATGGCGGGCTTGCGCGTGCTGCCGCAGATCGGCCTTTACTCGATCAGCAAGGCGGCCGTCGTGCATATGACGAAAGCGATGGCGCTGGAGTGGGGCAAGCACGGCATCAACGTGAACGCAATCTGCCCCGGCTATATCGACACCGAGCTCAACCATCATCACTGGTCGACGGAGCAAGGGCAGAAGCTCGTGTCCATGTTGCCGCGTCATCGCGTCGGCAAACCGGACGACCTGGACGGGCTCCTGCTGCTGCTGGCAGCCGACGAATCGCAGTTCATCAACGGCTCGGTGATTGCCGCCGACGACGGATTCGGGCTCTCCTGA
- a CDS encoding electron transfer flavoprotein-ubiquinone oxidoreductase — protein MTPASLIEQYGPRESMEYDVVIVGGGPAGLSAAIRLKQLAAEQGAEIGVCVLEKGSEIGAHILSGAVMDPRAMTELIPDWKEKGAPLTVDVTEDRFLFLTETGSKSVPVWALPDNFKNHGNYVISLANVTRWLGQQAEALGVEIFPGFPAAEILYNDDGSVKGVATGNLGIGKDGQPTENFQLGMELHAKYTLFCEGARGHLGRQLNDRFRLREGVDPQVYGIGIKELWEIDPAKHKPGLVMHTAGWPLESDTYGGSFLYHMDNNQVVVGFVVGLGYTNPYLSPFEEFQRYKTHPAIRTILEGGKRVSYGARAITAGGLMSLPKLVFPGGALVGDDAGFLNASRIKGSHAAIKTGMLAAEAAFEAVQAGRTSDELTAYPESFKTSWLHTELHRARNFKQWMSKGLYLGTLMVGIEQKLLGGNVPWTLHHQHWDHEMLKPASQCKPITYPKPDGKLTFDRLSSVFISNTNHEENQPAHLTLKDPSVPVNVNWQTYAGPESRYCPAQVYEFVKNDDNTERLVINAQNCVHCKTCDIKDPTQNIVWVTPEGGGGPNYPNM, from the coding sequence ATGACCCCCGCAAGTCTCATTGAGCAGTACGGTCCGCGCGAGTCGATGGAATACGACGTCGTGATCGTCGGCGGCGGCCCGGCCGGGCTGTCCGCGGCGATCCGCCTGAAGCAGCTGGCGGCGGAACAAGGCGCTGAAATTGGCGTGTGCGTACTGGAAAAAGGCTCGGAGATCGGGGCACATATCCTCTCGGGCGCGGTGATGGATCCGCGCGCGATGACCGAGCTGATCCCGGACTGGAAGGAAAAAGGCGCACCGCTGACGGTGGATGTGACCGAAGACCGTTTCCTGTTCCTGACCGAAACCGGTTCGAAGAGCGTACCGGTCTGGGCGTTGCCGGATAACTTCAAAAACCACGGCAACTATGTGATCAGTCTCGCGAACGTCACGCGCTGGCTCGGTCAGCAGGCTGAAGCGCTGGGTGTTGAAATTTTCCCCGGCTTTCCGGCTGCCGAGATTCTGTACAACGACGATGGCTCGGTCAAAGGCGTCGCAACCGGCAACCTCGGCATCGGCAAGGACGGCCAGCCGACCGAGAACTTCCAGCTCGGCATGGAGCTGCACGCGAAGTACACGCTCTTCTGCGAAGGCGCGCGTGGACACCTGGGCCGTCAGCTGAACGACAGATTCAGGCTGCGCGAAGGCGTCGATCCGCAGGTCTACGGTATCGGCATCAAGGAACTGTGGGAAATCGATCCGGCGAAGCACAAGCCGGGTCTGGTGATGCACACGGCCGGCTGGCCGCTGGAGAGCGACACCTACGGCGGCTCGTTCCTCTATCACATGGATAACAACCAGGTGGTGGTGGGCTTCGTGGTGGGCCTGGGTTATACGAATCCGTACCTGTCGCCGTTCGAGGAATTCCAGCGCTACAAGACGCATCCGGCGATCCGCACAATTCTGGAAGGCGGCAAGCGCGTCTCGTATGGCGCACGCGCGATCACCGCCGGCGGCCTGATGTCGCTGCCGAAACTGGTGTTTCCGGGCGGTGCGCTGGTCGGCGACGATGCGGGCTTCCTGAACGCATCGCGGATCAAGGGCTCGCACGCGGCAATCAAGACCGGCATGCTGGCCGCTGAAGCGGCATTCGAAGCGGTACAGGCAGGCCGCACCAGCGATGAACTCACCGCCTATCCGGAGAGCTTCAAGACCTCGTGGCTGCACACGGAACTGCATCGCGCACGCAACTTCAAGCAGTGGATGAGCAAGGGCCTGTACCTCGGCACGCTGATGGTGGGCATCGAACAGAAGCTGCTGGGCGGCAATGTGCCGTGGACGCTGCATCATCAGCACTGGGATCACGAGATGCTCAAACCGGCTTCGCAATGCAAGCCGATCACCTATCCGAAGCCCGATGGCAAGCTGACGTTCGATCGTCTCTCGTCGGTGTTCATCTCGAACACGAACCACGAAGAGAACCAGCCGGCTCATCTGACGCTGAAAGATCCGTCAGTGCCGGTGAATGTGAACTGGCAGACGTATGCGGGTCCGGAGTCGCGTTATTGCCCGGCGCAAGTGTACGAATTCGTGAAGAACGACGACAACACCGAACGCCTCGTGATCAACGCGCAGAACTGCGTGCACTGCAAGACGTGCGATATCAAGGATCCGACGCAGAACATCGTCTGGGTCACGCCTGAGGGCGGCGGTGGTCCGAACTACCCGAACATGTAA